From a single Bacillus pseudomycoides DSM 12442 genomic region:
- a CDS encoding sigma-54 interaction domain-containing protein, with product MYTEEINFKKLVKMNMLYETLLNEIDIGIHMINEEGKTIIYNRKMMAIESMDHKDVLYKNLLEVFAFEENQNSTLIEALTLGKAKKNIKQTYFNNRGQEITTINDTFPIVKNGKIKGAVEIVKEFPPLRQTSKGRAIRGHHTKFTFNHIIGNSGAIQSVITEAKKVTRTSSSILIVGETGTGKELFAQSIHNKSQRAGKPFISQNCAAIPETLMESLLFGTNKGAFTGAIDKPGLFEEAHGGTLLLDEINSLSPALQAKLLRAIQDKTIRRIGGSQEKEVDVRIIATINEDPIEAITHNRLRKDLYYRLSVVTLFLPPLRQRKEDILPLLHSFIEKYNMQFGLRVQGVDDSVINFFYKHDWPGNIRELEHIIEGAMNLIEDEDVITTSHIPARFYELTKNESPIQPPLARWETDKLDHTSKTLKNTIKEMEREYIIQMLKEHNGNISQAAKYLGLSRQNLQYRLKKYGLNT from the coding sequence ATGTATACAGAAGAAATCAATTTCAAAAAATTAGTTAAAATGAATATGCTATATGAAACTTTACTGAATGAAATTGATATTGGCATTCATATGATTAACGAAGAAGGTAAGACGATCATTTATAACCGCAAAATGATGGCGATTGAATCGATGGATCATAAAGATGTACTATATAAAAATCTTTTAGAAGTATTTGCTTTTGAAGAAAACCAGAATAGTACTCTTATAGAGGCATTAACACTTGGAAAAGCAAAGAAAAATATAAAACAGACTTATTTTAATAATAGGGGGCAAGAGATTACAACGATTAATGACACCTTCCCTATAGTGAAGAATGGAAAAATCAAGGGCGCTGTTGAAATCGTAAAAGAATTTCCTCCATTAAGGCAAACGAGTAAAGGGCGCGCGATTCGAGGGCATCATACGAAATTTACCTTCAATCATATAATAGGTAATTCAGGCGCGATTCAATCGGTTATTACAGAAGCAAAAAAAGTAACGCGTACCTCTTCCTCTATACTGATTGTGGGAGAAACAGGAACTGGAAAAGAACTATTTGCACAAAGTATTCATAATAAAAGTCAACGTGCTGGAAAACCTTTTATCTCACAAAATTGTGCTGCCATTCCTGAAACTTTAATGGAAAGCTTATTATTCGGTACGAATAAAGGAGCGTTTACAGGCGCAATCGATAAACCAGGCTTATTTGAAGAAGCACATGGTGGAACTTTATTGTTAGATGAAATTAACTCGCTAAGCCCTGCACTTCAGGCTAAATTATTGCGGGCAATACAAGATAAAACAATACGAAGAATCGGCGGATCACAAGAAAAAGAAGTCGACGTTCGAATCATAGCTACCATTAATGAAGATCCGATTGAAGCTATCACGCATAATCGCCTGCGAAAAGATTTATATTACAGACTAAGCGTCGTTACTTTATTTCTCCCACCTTTAAGACAGCGGAAAGAAGACATCTTACCGCTTCTTCATAGCTTTATTGAAAAATATAATATGCAGTTTGGTTTACGAGTACAAGGTGTGGATGACAGCGTAATAAATTTCTTCTATAAACACGATTGGCCCGGCAATATACGCGAATTAGAGCACATAATTGAAGGGGCTATGAACTTAATTGAAGATGAGGACGTTATTACAACATCCCATATCCCAGCTCGTTTTTATGAGCTAACAAAAAACGAATCCCCTATTCAACCTCCTCTAGCTAGATGGGAAACAGATAAATTAGATCATACATCGAAAACTTTAAAGAACACAATAAAAGAAATGGAAAGAGAATATATTATTCAAATGCTTAAAGAACATAATGGAAATATCTCGCAAGCCGCAAAATACTTAGGATTAAGTAGACAAAACTTGCAATATCGATTAAAAAAGTATGGGCTAAATACGTAA
- the truA gene encoding tRNA pseudouridine(38-40) synthase TruA, translating to MNNYKLTIQYDGGRYKGWQRLGNNDNTIQGKIESVLSEMTGREIEIIGCSRTDAGVHALHQVANFKIDENLPELKVKKYLNQYLPNDISITDVELISERFHARYNSKAKTYLYKIWNEEHTNPFMRKYSMHVGKKLNIENMQKAAQYLIGSHDFTAFSNAKSKKKSMVREIYMLDVVESEGFIQIRVNGNGFLHNMVRKIVGALVEVGLGQLDAEVIPQILEAKQRNQINCLADASGLYLEKVDF from the coding sequence ATGAACAACTACAAATTAACAATTCAATATGACGGAGGCCGCTATAAAGGTTGGCAACGTCTTGGAAATAATGATAATACGATTCAAGGGAAAATCGAAAGTGTATTATCAGAAATGACCGGAAGAGAAATCGAAATTATTGGCTGCAGCAGAACAGATGCTGGTGTACATGCTCTTCACCAAGTAGCTAATTTTAAGATTGATGAGAATTTACCAGAACTTAAAGTTAAAAAGTATTTAAATCAATACTTACCAAACGATATTAGTATTACTGATGTAGAGTTAATCTCAGAACGCTTCCACGCTCGCTACAACTCAAAAGCGAAAACGTATTTATATAAAATTTGGAATGAGGAACATACAAATCCATTTATGCGTAAATACAGCATGCATGTTGGGAAAAAGTTAAATATTGAAAACATGCAAAAAGCAGCGCAATATTTAATTGGTTCACATGATTTTACTGCTTTTTCTAATGCTAAATCTAAAAAGAAATCTATGGTTCGTGAAATATATATGCTCGATGTCGTGGAAAGTGAAGGTTTCATCCAAATTAGAGTGAACGGAAATGGATTTCTTCACAATATGGTGAGAAAAATCGTTGGAGCATTAGTAGAAGTTGGATTAGGTCAGTTAGATGCTGAAGTGATCCCACAAATTTTAGAAGCGAAACAACGAAATCAAATTAATTGTCTTGCGGATGCGAGTGGATTGTATTTGGAGAAGGTTGATTTTTAG
- a CDS encoding DnaD domain-containing protein codes for MAVYRNVQVNFWQDDFVLDLTPEERYFYIYLLTCSKTTQCGIYPLPKRLAEMETGYNRETAEKLLQRFIDYGKILYDAETKELYIQNWVRYNLVTNTNIEKCVLRELKTVKSKKFLHMFLQKCLEEGLSIPLLLEHFGMPVEESQAVPQDDAESCETDGEIDSGGNVFTFYEQNFDSLSPHTMEELNAWMDDLSDELVLKALQIAYENNKRTLAYVKGILRDWHEKGYTRLSEVEEAAVRFRKKEPSVAHDTEKFLNDCEEWEKNVPSEEELQKFLQEHGWRP; via the coding sequence ATGGCAGTATACCGGAATGTACAGGTGAATTTTTGGCAGGATGATTTTGTATTGGACTTAACGCCGGAGGAACGATACTTTTACATATACTTGCTGACATGCTCTAAAACGACGCAATGCGGCATTTATCCGTTACCGAAGCGTTTGGCGGAGATGGAAACAGGTTATAACCGGGAGACTGCTGAGAAGCTACTGCAGCGGTTCATTGACTATGGAAAAATATTATATGATGCAGAAACGAAGGAGCTATACATCCAGAACTGGGTGCGCTATAACCTAGTTACGAACACGAACATCGAGAAATGTGTTTTGCGTGAGCTAAAGACTGTGAAAAGCAAAAAGTTTTTACATATGTTTCTTCAAAAATGTTTGGAGGAAGGGCTGAGCATTCCGCTGTTATTGGAGCATTTTGGCATGCCGGTTGAAGAGTCTCAAGCTGTTCCTCAAGATGATGCCGAAAGCTGTGAAACAGATGGGGAAATTGATTCGGGAGGTAATGTATTCACGTTTTATGAACAAAACTTTGACAGCTTGTCACCGCATACGATGGAGGAACTGAATGCGTGGATGGATGATCTGTCAGATGAACTTGTATTGAAAGCACTCCAGATTGCCTATGAAAATAACAAGCGGACGCTTGCTTATGTGAAGGGCATTTTACGGGACTGGCATGAAAAAGGATATACGAGGCTTAGTGAAGTAGAGGAAGCAGCAGTGAGGTTTCGGAAGAAGGAACCGTCTGTTGCCCATGATACTGAGAAATTTCTAAATGATTGTGAAGAATGGGAGAAAAACGTACCGTCTGAAGAAGAGCTACAGAAGTTCTTGCAGGAACATGGGTGGCGCCCGTGA
- a CDS encoding L,D-transpeptidase family protein — MNNNTINESVEEVDRKRVNSSKRFKNWKFITAGGVVTIALLIGGMSYYQATRFNSQVTINDTKVGGLTADQALKKLKTSGLENKVYVGQQQILDEKDTQTELTEEDLPKVKKLLKGQWTFFPSSKEKDYSLLPEKADQYRSETMKKLVEEKLISMNKSLKAPQDAMAKLEQGKVVISKSIDGKQYDVASLLKDYDKQKYKSEIHLNPVYIQPIKENDSIVKKEEQALQDLLQQTIDYKVQNEVYSLKAKDLIQNASMSKDMKVTIDASDIKNKIAEINNSKSTLNKDFAFKTHSGSVISVKGQGYGWAIHIEKEAKRIQEAFEKGEKSLSASNIYGNGWNNEGIGYETTANNGIGDTYAEVSIAEQQIWIYKNGKLEVTTNVVTGKHSTSEDTSPGVWYVLYKRSPYTLKGSAVGKPDYSVNVDYWAPFTNGGQGFHDAGWRTNWANNAYLTGGSGGCVNLPPSVAKTVYDNLSTYEPVVVY; from the coding sequence ATGAACAACAACACAATAAATGAATCAGTTGAAGAAGTTGATAGAAAACGAGTAAACTCAAGCAAGCGTTTTAAAAATTGGAAGTTTATCACAGCAGGTGGCGTCGTTACAATTGCACTTCTAATTGGGGGAATGAGTTATTATCAGGCAACTCGTTTCAATTCACAGGTTACGATTAATGACACAAAAGTCGGCGGTCTGACTGCTGATCAGGCACTAAAGAAATTAAAAACATCTGGATTAGAAAACAAAGTCTATGTCGGCCAACAACAAATTTTAGATGAAAAAGATACGCAAACGGAACTTACGGAAGAAGATTTGCCTAAAGTTAAGAAACTATTAAAAGGCCAGTGGACATTTTTCCCTTCCTCAAAGGAAAAGGATTATTCGTTGCTACCAGAAAAGGCGGATCAGTATCGAAGCGAAACGATGAAAAAACTTGTAGAAGAAAAACTCATATCTATGAATAAAAGTTTAAAAGCGCCTCAAGATGCTATGGCGAAGCTCGAACAGGGCAAAGTTGTTATCTCAAAAAGCATTGACGGAAAACAGTATGATGTTGCTAGTCTATTAAAGGATTACGACAAGCAGAAATATAAAAGTGAAATCCATCTGAATCCTGTATACATACAGCCTATTAAGGAAAACGATTCGATTGTCAAAAAAGAAGAACAAGCGCTACAGGATCTTCTTCAACAAACCATTGATTATAAGGTACAAAATGAAGTTTACTCTTTAAAAGCTAAAGATTTAATTCAAAATGCCTCTATGTCAAAGGATATGAAAGTTACAATCGACGCGAGCGACATTAAGAACAAGATTGCTGAAATTAATAATTCTAAATCAACATTAAATAAAGACTTCGCATTTAAAACCCATTCTGGTTCGGTCATATCAGTAAAAGGACAAGGCTATGGCTGGGCAATACATATTGAAAAAGAAGCAAAACGAATCCAAGAAGCCTTCGAAAAAGGGGAAAAATCGCTTTCCGCTTCTAATATTTACGGAAATGGCTGGAATAATGAAGGCATCGGTTATGAAACAACAGCGAATAATGGCATTGGAGACACGTATGCGGAAGTGTCTATTGCAGAACAGCAAATTTGGATTTACAAAAATGGAAAATTGGAAGTCACAACGAATGTAGTAACTGGTAAACATAGCACGAGTGAAGATACATCACCAGGTGTGTGGTATGTACTCTATAAACGATCACCGTACACACTCAAAGGTAGCGCAGTAGGTAAACCCGATTATTCCGTTAATGTAGATTACTGGGCTCCGTTCACAAATGGCGGACAAGGATTCCACG